TCTTTCTGTTCTTCGCTGTGTCCGAGAAAGAGATTTTGTAGCTAAAGATAAATCAAGGGTATTGCCCAGCAAACATTAATATTTTTTGAGAATTGCTAGCATTTTAGCATACATATTTTCCTTGCGGTAATTGAACCGAAATTCACACTCTTTGAGATAGAGATGAAATTTTCCTGAAGCAATCCCGTTGAACTTGGAGAGTCTTCGTTTGGCATAACTCCAGAAGGATTCAATGCCATTGATATGATTCTTGCCTCTCGCAAATTCATTCTTGCTGTGGTGCACACGATAATGATCGTAGCCGTTCAAAATGAGTCCATCATACGCCTTCCAGCCATCAGAATGGATGGTACTGCCTTCGAGGATTTTGCCTTGAATGATGGGTAAAAGTTCCCTTCTGGAACATTTTTTCACGATCGTGACAAACACCTTTCCTTGCCGTTTCAAAATGCCAAAGACCGGTGTTTTTCCGGCAGCTCCTCTCCCCCTTTTGCCTCGAACTCTTCTTGCTCCAAAATAACTTTCATCAATTTCCACTTCTCCCGAAAACTTCGCTTCTTCGATGGAATACCGAACAATTTTTTCGCGAAACAGGTTGAAATACAG
This Candidatus Peregrinibacteria bacterium DNA region includes the following protein-coding sequences:
- a CDS encoding IS1595 family transposase gives rise to the protein MPAQNGTVAKISLFIQKKILRCFCEDLTATKTASFLELNRKTVDLYFNLFREKIVRYSIEEAKFSGEVEIDESYFGARRVRGKRGRGAAGKTPVFGILKRQGKVFVTIVKKCSRRELLPIIQGKILEGSTIHSDGWKAYDGLILNGYDHYRVHHSKNEFARGKNHINGIESFWSYAKRRLSKFNGIASGKFHLYLKECEFRFNYRKENMYAKMLAILKKY